A region from the Pseudonocardia petroleophila genome encodes:
- a CDS encoding iron-siderophore ABC transporter substrate-binding protein: MRTRFLPVLAAAALALAACGTTEEAAAPDAAPAGEQITLTDARGQEVVLDGPAERTVGLEWNVVEHLVSLGVTPVGVADVEGYGNWVQSAPLTGEVTDVGVRGEPSVESIAALAPDLVVATTDLPEAAVAQLETVAPVLLVRSADAADPIGRMRTNVDLVARATGTQDAATALLADFDAALAEGAAAIGAAGLTGRPMAFSDAYVDGGQLSIRPFTGGSLAGAVAAEIGLPSAWTVEGDPDYGLASTDVEGLTALGDVEYVYYDNAAVTPDPITETLTGNAVWESLPFVRAGNVTRLPDGIWMFGGPASMQAYVDAVVTAVTG; the protein is encoded by the coding sequence ATGAGGACGAGGTTCCTGCCCGTGCTCGCGGCGGCGGCGCTCGCGCTGGCCGCCTGCGGCACCACCGAGGAGGCCGCGGCCCCCGACGCGGCCCCGGCGGGCGAGCAGATCACCCTGACCGACGCCCGGGGGCAGGAGGTCGTGCTCGACGGGCCCGCCGAGCGCACCGTCGGCCTGGAGTGGAACGTCGTCGAGCACCTGGTCTCGCTCGGGGTGACGCCGGTCGGCGTCGCCGACGTCGAGGGCTACGGGAACTGGGTGCAGAGCGCGCCGCTGACCGGCGAGGTCACCGACGTCGGCGTGCGCGGCGAGCCCAGCGTCGAGTCGATCGCCGCGCTCGCCCCCGACCTCGTGGTCGCCACCACCGACCTGCCCGAGGCCGCGGTCGCGCAGCTGGAGACCGTCGCGCCGGTGCTGCTCGTCCGCTCCGCCGACGCCGCCGACCCGATCGGGCGGATGCGGACCAACGTCGACCTGGTCGCCCGGGCCACCGGCACCCAGGACGCCGCGACGGCGCTGCTGGCCGACTTCGACGCCGCGCTCGCCGAGGGCGCGGCGGCGATCGGCGCCGCCGGGCTGACCGGCCGGCCGATGGCCTTCTCCGACGCCTACGTCGACGGCGGTCAGCTCTCCATCCGGCCGTTCACCGGCGGCTCGCTGGCCGGGGCGGTGGCCGCGGAGATCGGGCTGCCCAGCGCCTGGACGGTCGAGGGCGACCCCGACTACGGCCTGGCCTCCACCGACGTCGAGGGGCTGACCGCGCTGGGCGACGTGGAGTACGTCTACTACGACAACGCCGCGGTGACCCCCGACCCGATCACCGAGACGCTCACCGGCAACGCGGTGTGGGAGTCGCTGCCCTTCGTCCGGGCGGGCAACGTCACCCGGCTGCCCGACGGCATCTGGATGTTCGGCGGGCCCGCGTCGATGCAGGCCTACGTCGACGCCGTGGTCACCGCGGTGACCGGCTGA
- a CDS encoding resuscitation-promoting factor, translated as MGEFVPSEALSSESQRSGDAASLALDDDHWFGTADAFPAPSAAPATEMWPAETGFGRPDRMRRLGIPEIESLPPTGPIALVRGDQRPEELTGELDPFVDDLTGPLPTVAPESGTVPAFAPAALPAADDEPHTEQFAAIAPEAPAVDAPALESPALEDPDAQVPDAQDPDAQDPDAQDPDAQVRAEAVPAPRRARSTTRVGVRATVLAVLLALVGGGASALAMDKTVVLSVDGQERTLHTFAGDVAGALAAAGLAPTPQDRVQPALPTDVADGDYIIVNRARPLTLVEGGHERQIWTTAASVQDALAGLGLRAAPIQMSAAPDASIPLSGLALELNIPRTVSLADGPAAQVPVTTTAGTVAGLLAEQGVTLGPDDVAVPSPDTVLAEGTAVQIVRNGEGEVIETRTIEPPEQIVEDPEMPRGEREVVDPGRPGEQTAVVRVFVQNGQEVRRVQVRAGSTTPPSPRIVKVGTNDDVPQAPAVSDGGVWDRLVQCEATGNWAINTGNGYYGGLQFDRQTWNAYGGDEYAELPHQASREEQIAIATKVRDDRGGYGAWPACARKLGLPR; from the coding sequence GTGGGCGAGTTCGTGCCCTCCGAGGCCCTGTCCTCCGAGTCGCAGCGCAGCGGCGACGCGGCGTCCCTCGCCCTCGACGACGACCACTGGTTCGGCACGGCCGACGCGTTCCCGGCCCCCTCGGCCGCCCCCGCCACCGAGATGTGGCCCGCCGAGACCGGCTTCGGCCGCCCGGACCGCATGCGCCGCCTCGGGATCCCCGAGATCGAGAGCCTCCCCCCGACCGGCCCGATCGCCCTGGTGCGCGGCGACCAGCGCCCCGAGGAGCTCACCGGCGAGCTGGACCCGTTCGTCGACGACCTCACCGGCCCGCTCCCGACGGTCGCCCCCGAGTCCGGGACCGTCCCCGCCTTCGCCCCGGCCGCCCTCCCCGCGGCCGACGACGAGCCGCACACCGAGCAGTTCGCGGCGATCGCGCCCGAGGCCCCCGCCGTCGACGCCCCCGCCCTCGAGAGCCCCGCCCTCGAGGACCCGGACGCGCAGGTCCCGGACGCGCAGGACCCCGACGCGCAGGACCCCGACGCGCAGGACCCCGACGCGCAGGTGCGGGCCGAGGCGGTCCCCGCCCCCCGGCGTGCGCGCTCCACCACCCGCGTCGGCGTCCGCGCCACGGTGCTGGCCGTCCTGCTCGCCCTCGTCGGCGGCGGGGCGAGCGCGCTGGCGATGGACAAGACGGTCGTGCTCTCCGTCGACGGCCAGGAGCGCACGCTGCACACGTTCGCCGGGGACGTCGCCGGTGCACTGGCCGCGGCGGGCCTGGCCCCGACGCCGCAGGACCGCGTGCAGCCCGCGCTGCCCACCGACGTCGCCGACGGCGACTACATCATCGTCAACCGCGCCCGGCCGCTCACGCTCGTCGAGGGCGGGCACGAGCGGCAGATCTGGACGACCGCCGCGTCGGTCCAGGACGCGCTGGCCGGTCTCGGGCTGCGGGCCGCGCCGATCCAGATGTCCGCAGCGCCCGACGCCTCGATCCCGCTGTCCGGGCTCGCGCTGGAGCTGAACATCCCCCGCACGGTCAGCCTGGCCGACGGCCCCGCCGCGCAGGTGCCCGTCACGACGACGGCCGGCACGGTCGCCGGGCTGCTCGCCGAGCAGGGCGTCACCCTCGGCCCCGACGACGTCGCGGTCCCCAGCCCCGACACCGTCCTCGCCGAGGGCACCGCGGTGCAGATCGTCCGCAACGGCGAGGGCGAGGTCATCGAGACCCGCACCATCGAGCCGCCCGAGCAGATCGTCGAGGACCCGGAGATGCCGCGCGGTGAGCGCGAGGTCGTCGACCCGGGCCGCCCCGGCGAGCAGACCGCGGTCGTGCGGGTCTTCGTCCAGAACGGCCAGGAGGTGCGCCGCGTGCAGGTGCGCGCCGGGTCGACGACGCCGCCGTCGCCGCGGATCGTGAAGGTCGGCACCAACGACGACGTCCCGCAGGCCCCCGCGGTCTCCGACGGCGGCGTGTGGGACCGGCTGGTGCAGTGCGAGGCCACCGGCAACTGGGCGATCAACACCGGCAACGGCTACTACGGCGGCCTGCAGTTCGACCGCCAGACCTGGAACGCCTACGGCGGCGACGAGTACGCCGAGCTGCCGCACCAGGCCAGCCGCGAGGAGCAGATCGCCATCGCCACGAAGGTCCGCGACGACCGCGGCGGCTACGGGGCCTGGCCCGCCTGCGCGCGCAAGCTGGGCCTCCCGCGATGA
- a CDS encoding ABC transporter ATP-binding protein, with protein MPGLHGVDLHLGYHGVPVVHGAGVALVPGRITALVGPNGSGKSTLLRALARLHAPSTGEIHLGDGTDALTLTRRDFARRVTLLAQNRPVPTGLSVRDVVGFGRHPYRGRWRGADPGGPAAVDRAMAVTRVQDLADRPVDELSGGQLQRVWLAGCLAQDTGVLLLDEPTNHLDLRYQVEILDLLRDLADDDGVAVGVVLHDLDQAAAVADEIALLAEGRVRAAGAPEDVLTTELLSDAYGIRVEIDHDPVTGALRTRPIGRHTERKALR; from the coding sequence ATGCCCGGGCTGCACGGCGTCGACCTGCACCTCGGCTACCACGGCGTACCCGTCGTGCACGGCGCAGGCGTGGCGCTGGTCCCCGGGCGGATCACGGCGCTGGTCGGGCCCAACGGCAGCGGCAAGTCGACGCTGCTGCGGGCGCTCGCGCGGCTGCACGCGCCCTCCACCGGCGAGATCCACCTGGGCGACGGCACCGACGCGCTCACGCTCACCCGCCGTGACTTCGCCCGCCGCGTCACGCTGCTCGCCCAGAACCGCCCGGTCCCCACGGGGCTGTCGGTGCGCGACGTCGTCGGGTTCGGCCGCCACCCCTACCGCGGCCGGTGGCGCGGCGCCGACCCGGGCGGGCCCGCCGCCGTCGACCGGGCGATGGCGGTGACCCGCGTGCAGGACCTCGCCGACCGCCCCGTCGACGAGCTGTCGGGCGGGCAGCTGCAGCGCGTCTGGCTCGCCGGCTGCCTCGCCCAGGACACCGGCGTGCTGCTGCTCGACGAGCCGACCAACCACCTCGACCTGCGCTACCAGGTCGAGATCCTCGACCTGCTGCGCGACCTCGCCGACGACGACGGCGTGGCGGTCGGCGTGGTGCTGCACGACCTCGACCAGGCCGCGGCCGTCGCCGACGAGATCGCGCTGCTCGCCGAGGGACGGGTGCGCGCCGCCGGCGCCCCCGAGGACGTCCTGACCACCGAGCTCCTCTCAGACGCCTACGGCATCCGCGTCGAGATCGACCACGACCCCGTCACCGGGGCCCTGCGCACCCGGCCGATCGGCCGGCACACCGAACGGAAGGCACTGCGATGA
- the rsmA gene encoding 16S rRNA (adenine(1518)-N(6)/adenine(1519)-N(6))-dimethyltransferase RsmA: MTGPSRLLGPAEVRALADELGLRPTKKLGQNFVHDPNTVRRIVRAAQLSPDDVVVEVGPGLGSLTLALLPEVAGVHAVEIDPVLAARLPATVADRAPTLADRLTVVGADALRVTAAQLPGATALVANLPYNVGVPVVLHLLAELPALRRGLVMVQAEVAERLAATPGSKAYGVPSAKLAWYAAARRAGPVPRAVFWPVPGVDSGLLAFDRRDPPPGDRETVFALIDAAFAQRRKALRSGLSGWAGSPAAAEDALRAAGIDPMTRAERLGIDDFARLATV, encoded by the coding sequence GTGACCGGACCCTCCCGACTGCTCGGCCCCGCGGAGGTGCGGGCCCTCGCCGACGAGCTGGGCCTGCGGCCGACGAAGAAGCTCGGCCAGAACTTCGTGCACGACCCGAACACGGTCCGCCGCATCGTGAGGGCCGCGCAGCTCTCGCCGGACGACGTCGTGGTCGAGGTCGGCCCGGGCCTCGGGTCGCTGACGCTCGCGCTGCTGCCCGAGGTGGCCGGGGTGCACGCCGTCGAGATCGACCCGGTCCTCGCGGCCCGGCTGCCGGCCACCGTCGCGGACCGGGCGCCGACGCTGGCCGACCGGCTCACCGTCGTCGGGGCCGACGCCCTGCGGGTCACCGCCGCGCAGCTGCCCGGGGCCACCGCCCTCGTCGCGAACCTGCCCTACAACGTCGGCGTGCCGGTCGTGCTGCACCTGCTCGCGGAGCTGCCCGCGCTGCGCCGGGGCCTGGTGATGGTGCAGGCCGAGGTGGCCGAGCGCCTGGCCGCGACCCCCGGCAGCAAGGCCTACGGGGTGCCGAGCGCGAAGCTGGCGTGGTACGCCGCCGCGCGCCGCGCGGGGCCGGTGCCCCGGGCGGTGTTCTGGCCGGTGCCGGGCGTCGACTCCGGGCTGCTGGCCTTCGACCGGCGCGACCCCCCGCCCGGTGACCGCGAGACCGTGTTCGCGCTGATCGACGCCGCGTTCGCCCAGCGGCGCAAGGCGCTGCGCAGCGGCCTGTCCGGCTGGGCGGGGTCACCGGCCGCCGCGGAGGACGCCCTGCGCGCGGCCGGGATCGACCCGATGACCCGCGCCGAGCGGCTCGGCATCGACGATTTCGCCCGGCTCGCCACCGTCTGA
- the metG gene encoding methionine--tRNA ligase, translated as MSSHVLTAVAWPYANGPRHIGHVSGFGVPSDVFSRYRRMVGDDVLMVSGTDEHGTPIQVQADAEGLTPRQLADKYNRVIVEDLQGLGLSYDLFTRTTTSNHYAVVQQLFLALHKNGYVFTKKAMGAISPSTGRTLPDRYVEGTCPICGYEHARGDQCDNCGNQLDPADLKNPKSKINGETPVFVETEHFFLDLPAFAESLGSWLSTRTDWRPNVLKFSANLAADLKPRAISRDLDWGVPIPLDGWSDQPMKRLYVWFDAVIGYLSASVEWARRGPDPDAWKKWWTDPSAQAYYFMGKDNIVFHSVIWPALLLGQNGAGDKGGTPGAFGTLNLPDEIVSSEFLTMSGSKFSTSRGTVIYVTDFLKEFGPDALRYFIATAGPENQDTDFTWDEFVRRTNFELANEWGNLVNRSISMAHKNVGAIPKPTAPTDADAELLAASRAGFDSVGALLARNRFKQASGEAMRIVTLANRYLSDQEPWKRKDDPDRRDTILHTALQVVQDANTLLTPFLPHSAQQVHEALGGTGVWAAQPEVREVEELGEGPGYPVLTGDYAAEQASWASTPIEIGRPLQKPTPIFTKLDPELGETGPEWAPIVP; from the coding sequence ATGAGTTCCCACGTGCTGACCGCCGTGGCCTGGCCCTACGCCAACGGCCCGCGGCACATCGGTCACGTCAGCGGTTTCGGCGTGCCCTCCGACGTCTTCTCCCGCTACCGGCGGATGGTCGGCGACGACGTGCTGATGGTCAGCGGCACCGACGAGCACGGCACGCCGATCCAGGTGCAGGCCGACGCCGAGGGGCTCACGCCGCGGCAGCTCGCCGACAAGTACAACCGCGTGATCGTGGAGGACCTGCAGGGCCTCGGCCTGTCCTACGACCTGTTCACGCGCACCACCACGAGCAACCACTACGCCGTCGTCCAGCAGCTGTTCCTGGCGCTGCACAAGAACGGCTACGTGTTCACGAAGAAGGCGATGGGCGCGATCAGCCCGTCGACCGGCCGGACGCTGCCCGACCGCTACGTCGAGGGCACCTGCCCGATCTGCGGCTACGAGCACGCGCGCGGCGACCAGTGCGACAACTGCGGCAACCAGCTCGACCCGGCCGATCTCAAGAACCCGAAGTCGAAGATCAACGGAGAGACGCCGGTCTTCGTCGAGACCGAGCACTTCTTCCTCGACCTGCCCGCGTTCGCCGAGTCGCTGGGGTCGTGGCTGTCCACGCGCACCGACTGGCGCCCGAACGTCCTGAAGTTCTCGGCCAACCTCGCCGCCGACCTCAAGCCGCGCGCGATCTCCCGCGACCTCGACTGGGGCGTCCCCATCCCGCTCGACGGCTGGAGCGACCAGCCGATGAAGCGGCTCTACGTCTGGTTCGACGCGGTGATCGGCTACCTGTCGGCGTCGGTGGAGTGGGCGCGGCGCGGGCCCGACCCGGACGCCTGGAAGAAGTGGTGGACCGACCCGTCGGCCCAGGCCTACTACTTCATGGGCAAGGACAACATCGTCTTCCACTCCGTCATCTGGCCGGCGCTGCTGCTCGGCCAGAACGGGGCGGGCGACAAGGGCGGCACGCCCGGTGCGTTCGGCACGCTGAACCTGCCCGACGAGATCGTGTCGTCGGAGTTCCTGACGATGAGCGGCTCGAAGTTCTCCACCAGCCGCGGCACCGTCATCTACGTGACCGACTTCCTGAAGGAGTTCGGCCCCGACGCGCTGCGCTACTTCATCGCCACCGCCGGCCCGGAGAACCAGGACACCGACTTCACCTGGGACGAGTTCGTGCGCCGCACCAACTTCGAGCTGGCCAACGAGTGGGGCAACCTCGTCAACCGCTCGATCTCCATGGCGCACAAGAACGTCGGCGCGATCCCGAAGCCCACCGCGCCCACCGACGCCGACGCCGAGCTGCTCGCGGCGTCGAGGGCCGGTTTCGACTCGGTGGGCGCGCTGCTGGCGCGCAACCGGTTCAAGCAGGCCTCGGGCGAGGCGATGCGGATCGTCACGCTGGCCAACCGGTACCTGAGCGACCAGGAGCCGTGGAAGCGCAAGGACGACCCCGACCGCCGCGACACGATCCTGCACACCGCGCTGCAGGTCGTGCAGGACGCGAACACGCTGCTCACGCCGTTCCTGCCGCACTCGGCGCAGCAGGTGCACGAGGCGCTGGGCGGCACCGGCGTGTGGGCGGCGCAGCCGGAGGTCCGCGAGGTCGAGGAGCTCGGCGAGGGGCCCGGCTACCCGGTCCTCACCGGCGACTACGCGGCGGAGCAGGCGTCCTGGGCGAGCACCCCGATCGAGATCGGCCGCCCCCTGCAGAAGCCCACTCCCATCTTCACGAAACTGGACCCGGAGCTGGGCGAGACGGGCCCGGAGTGGGCCCCGATCGTCCCGTGA
- a CDS encoding TatD family hydrolase has protein sequence MALGVPTVDSHTHLDACGCVTAEDVRAAMDRAAAVNVTRAVTIADDLDGARFAVRAAHWDDRVHAAVALHPTRTAAVSDAERAEIEELARDPRVVAVGETGLDYHWDHSPPEAQQREFRWHIDLAKRLGKPLMIHDRDAHADVLRLLREEGAPETVVFHCFSGDAAMARECVDAGYVLSFAGPVTFRNSHDLQEAAVLVPEDAFLVETDAPFLTPHPHRGRANEPYCLPWTVRGIAALRGVPAEDVADAARRNAERVFGLGA, from the coding sequence GTGGCGCTCGGCGTGCCCACCGTCGACTCCCACACCCACCTCGACGCGTGCGGCTGCGTCACCGCCGAGGACGTCCGGGCCGCGATGGACCGCGCCGCGGCCGTGAACGTCACGCGGGCGGTCACGATCGCCGACGACCTCGACGGCGCCCGGTTCGCCGTGCGCGCGGCCCACTGGGACGACCGGGTGCACGCGGCCGTCGCCCTGCACCCGACGCGCACCGCCGCCGTCAGCGACGCCGAGCGCGCCGAGATCGAGGAGCTGGCCCGCGACCCGCGCGTCGTCGCGGTGGGGGAGACGGGGCTGGACTACCACTGGGACCACTCGCCGCCCGAGGCCCAGCAGCGCGAGTTCCGCTGGCACATCGACCTCGCGAAGCGGCTGGGCAAACCGCTGATGATCCACGACCGCGACGCCCACGCCGACGTCCTGCGGCTGCTCCGCGAGGAGGGGGCCCCGGAGACGGTGGTGTTCCACTGCTTCTCCGGCGACGCGGCGATGGCGCGCGAGTGCGTCGACGCCGGGTACGTGCTGTCGTTCGCGGGCCCGGTCACGTTCAGGAACTCCCACGACCTGCAGGAGGCGGCGGTGCTGGTGCCCGAGGACGCGTTCCTCGTGGAGACCGACGCCCCGTTCCTGACGCCGCACCCCCACCGCGGCCGCGCCAACGAGCCGTACTGCCTGCCGTGGACGGTCCGGGGGATCGCGGCGCTGCGCGGGGTGCCGGCCGAGGACGTCGCCGACGCCGCCCGGCGCAACGCCGAGCGGGTCTTCGGTCTCGGGGCCTGA
- a CDS encoding DHA2 family efflux MFS transporter permease subunit produces the protein MTTQQPVRGAEGTPENPWPALWALVLGFFMILVDSTIVSVATPAIMADLGVGVDAVVWVTSAYLLAYAVPLLVTGRLGDRFGPRRVYLVGLVVFTVASLWCGLTGTLGGLIAARVVQGLGAALMTPQTMAVITRTFPAENRGRAMSLWGAVAGIATLVGPILGGVLVDGLGWEWIFFINVPVGVVGFVLALRLVPELPTHVRRFDLVGVGLSAVGMFLLVFGIQEGQAYAWGTIAGPVSVWSLIVAGVVVLVAFVAWQGRAAEPLVRLALFRDRNFSLANVVITTVGFTVTAMVFPILFYAQAVLGLSPTGSALLLVPMAVVSGGLAPVVGRLSDRVHPRVLAGVGLASWSVSLVWLAAVMGPQTPIWQLLLPIALLGVANGFVWAPVSTTATRNLPPADAGAGSGVYNTTRQVGAVLGSAAIAVLIASRLAANLPAAPGGGSTETIARLPEALHAGFATAMAQALLLPAGVVLIGLVAALGFALPRHLARLRPAGATTVTPVG, from the coding sequence ATGACCACCCAGCAGCCGGTGAGGGGAGCGGAAGGGACCCCCGAGAACCCGTGGCCCGCCCTCTGGGCCCTCGTGCTCGGCTTCTTCATGATCCTGGTGGACTCCACCATCGTCTCCGTCGCGACACCGGCGATCATGGCCGACCTCGGCGTCGGCGTGGACGCGGTCGTCTGGGTGACCAGCGCCTACCTGCTGGCCTACGCCGTGCCGCTGCTGGTCACCGGCCGGCTCGGCGACCGCTTCGGCCCGCGCCGGGTCTACCTGGTCGGCCTCGTGGTCTTCACCGTCGCCTCGCTGTGGTGCGGGCTCACCGGCACGCTCGGCGGGCTGATCGCCGCCCGGGTCGTGCAGGGCCTGGGCGCGGCGCTGATGACGCCGCAGACGATGGCCGTGATCACCCGGACCTTCCCCGCGGAGAACCGCGGCCGTGCGATGAGCCTGTGGGGCGCCGTCGCGGGCATCGCCACGCTCGTCGGGCCGATCCTGGGCGGGGTGCTGGTCGACGGCCTCGGCTGGGAGTGGATCTTCTTCATCAACGTGCCCGTGGGGGTCGTCGGCTTCGTGCTGGCCCTGCGGCTCGTCCCCGAGCTCCCGACGCACGTGCGCCGGTTCGACCTCGTCGGTGTCGGGCTCAGCGCCGTCGGCATGTTCCTGCTGGTGTTCGGCATCCAGGAGGGCCAGGCCTACGCCTGGGGCACGATCGCCGGTCCGGTGTCGGTGTGGTCGCTGATCGTCGCGGGCGTCGTGGTGCTGGTGGCGTTCGTGGCGTGGCAGGGGCGTGCGGCCGAGCCGCTGGTGCGGCTGGCGCTGTTCCGCGACCGGAACTTCAGCCTGGCCAACGTCGTGATCACCACGGTCGGCTTCACCGTCACCGCGATGGTCTTCCCGATCCTGTTCTACGCGCAGGCCGTGCTCGGCCTGAGCCCCACCGGCTCGGCGCTGCTGCTCGTGCCGATGGCCGTCGTCTCCGGCGGGCTGGCCCCGGTCGTCGGGCGCCTGAGCGACCGCGTGCACCCGCGGGTGCTGGCCGGGGTCGGGCTGGCGTCGTGGTCGGTGTCGCTGGTGTGGCTCGCCGCCGTCATGGGTCCGCAGACCCCGATCTGGCAGCTGCTGCTGCCGATCGCGCTGCTGGGCGTGGCCAACGGGTTCGTCTGGGCCCCGGTGTCCACCACGGCCACCCGCAACCTCCCGCCCGCCGACGCGGGGGCCGGGTCGGGCGTCTACAACACCACCCGCCAGGTCGGCGCCGTGCTGGGCAGCGCGGCGATCGCGGTGCTCATCGCGTCGCGGCTCGCGGCGAACCTGCCGGCGGCACCCGGTGGCGGGTCGACGGAGACGATCGCCCGGCTCCCCGAGGCCCTGCACGCCGGGTTCGCGACGGCGATGGCGCAGGCGCTGCTGCTGCCCGCGGGCGTGGTGCTGATCGGGCTGGTGGCGGCGCTGGGGTTCGCGCTGCCCCGGCACCTGGCCCGCCTGCGGCCGGCGGGGGC